In one Oncorhynchus nerka isolate Pitt River linkage group LG7, Oner_Uvic_2.0, whole genome shotgun sequence genomic region, the following are encoded:
- the apex2 gene encoding DNA-(apurinic or apyrimidinic site) lyase 2 isoform X1, translating to MKIVSWNINGIRTFKGGIKNALESLDADIVCVQETKVTRDLLDERTAIVEGYNSYFSFSRGRSGYSGVATYCKDSATPFAAEEGLTGLLTTNHEGTIGCYGDSSEFSSEELQLLDNEGRAVLTQHRVMCEDTPETVTVINVYCPRADPEKPERKHFKLQFYKLLQYRAEAILEAGSHVIILGDVNTSHRPIDHCDPDYIEDFEDHPGRKWLNGLLVDDSEGKEYEKNNEESENTSSKPLRSGKFVDTFRHFHPTRSKAFTCWNTMTGARQTNYGTRIDYIFADHPLVKMGFVAADIMPEVEGSDHCPVWGKLCCPLMSSAKLPPLCTRNLPEFAGRQQKLSRFLVKMDQQQPAREACRDPLPGSQETGETRENLNPLGSAGTTSTGMKRKLAVESCVPKSKKIMTLKAATPKPQGNLLAFFKPKSIPVAPTREDPVSQCERGEERNEVTPSQPHTFKGGHSAGQDVPSIPGTPCTEYPQGVCMGDKVHVPGSNIQDASVNSQNQEKDAALATVDPPCPRKGASLGGFWKTVLRGPPPPPPCKAHGEPCVLRTVKKAGPNMGKQFFVCNRPQGHASNPEARCNYFSWVDKGK from the exons ATGAAGATTGTCAGTTGGAACATTAATGGCATAAGAACATTCAAGGGCGGAATTAAAAATGCGCTTGAGTCGCTGGATGCTGACATCGTATGTGTCCAAGAGACAAAAGTAACAA GAGACCTGCTGGATGAGAGGACTGCTATTGTTGAAGGTTATAACTCATATTTCAGCTTTAGTCGTGGACGTAGTGGCTACTCAG GAGTTGCTACTTACTGCAAAGACAGTGCCACCCCATTTGCTGCAGAAGAGGGCTTGACCGGTCTGCTGACCACCAACCACGAGGGGACCATTGGATGTTATGGTGACTCGAGTGAGTTCTCCAGTGAGGAGCTGCAGCTCCTGGACAACGAGGGAAGGGCTGTTCTCACACAGCACAGAGTCAT GTGTGAAGACACACCTGAAACAGTTACGGTTATCAATGTATACTGCCCACGAGCTGACCCAGAAAAGCCTGAACGTAAACATTTCAAACTGCAGTTCTACAAGCTGCTTCAATATCGGGCTGAAGCAATTTTAGAAGCTGGGAG CCATGTAATCATCTTGGGAGATGTGAATACATCCCACCGGCCCATAGATCACTGTGACCCAGATTACATA GAGGATTTTGAGGATCACCCCGGGAGGAAATGGCTAAACGGTTTACTGGTTGATGACAGTGAAGGAAAGGAGTATGAAAAAAACAATGAGGAGTCTGAGAATACCTCATCAAAACCCCTCCGCAGCGGCAAGTTTGTGGACACCTTCCGCCATTTTCACCCAACACGCTCCAAGGCCTTCACCTGTTGGAACACTATGACTGGAGCCAGGCAGACCAACTATGGCACACGTATCGACTACATCTTCGCAGACCATCCCTTGGTTAAAATGGGGTTTGTGGCAGCAGACATCATGCCAGAGGTGGAGGGGTCTGATCACTGCCCTGTCTGGGGGAAACTGTGCTGCCCCCTCATGTCCAGCGCCAAGCTGCCTCCCCTCTGTACCCGCAACCTACCAGAGTTCGCTGGCAGGCAGCAGAAACTCTCACGCTTCCTCGTCAAGATGGACCAACAACAACCTGCCAGAGAGGCTTGCAGGGACCCACTACCAGGATCTCAGGAGACTGGGGAGACCCGAGAGAACCTGAATCCACTGGGATCAGCAGGGACCACTTCCACTGGAATGAAACGGAAGTTGGCAGTGGAATCTTGTGTCCCAAAGAGCAAAAAGATTATGACACTGAAGGCGGCTACCCCAAAGCCCCAGGGCAACCTCCTAGCCTTTTTCAAGCCCAAATCCATACCTGTGGCCCCAACCAGGGAAGACCCTGTGAGTCAGtgtgagaggggagaagagagaaatgaAGTGACCCCATCACAACCACATACCTTCAAGGGAGGACATTCTGCAGGACAAGATGTTCCATCAATTCCAGGCACGCCGTGCACAGAATATCCCCAGGGTGTCTGTATGGGAGACAAAGTCCATGTACCGGGCAGCAACATACAGGATGCCAGTGTCAATAGTCAAAACCAGGAGAAGGATGCAGCCCTGGCTACTGTAGACCCCCCATGTCCCAGGAAGGGGGCTTCACTGGGCGGGTTCTGGAAGACGGTCCTGCGTGGGCCACCTCCACCGCCCCCCTGTAAGGCTCATGGGGAACCCTGTGTACTCCGCACAGTCAAGAAGGCAGGTCCAAACATGGGCAAGCAGTTCTTTGTGTGTAACCGCCCTCAGGGCCATGCATCCAATCCCGAGGCTCGCTGTAACTACTTTTCTTGGGTGGATAAAGGAAAATAG
- the apex2 gene encoding DNA-(apurinic or apyrimidinic site) lyase 2 isoform X2, with protein sequence MKIVSWNINGIRTFKGGIKNALESLDADIVCVQETKVTRDLLDERTAIVEGVATYCKDSATPFAAEEGLTGLLTTNHEGTIGCYGDSSEFSSEELQLLDNEGRAVLTQHRVMCEDTPETVTVINVYCPRADPEKPERKHFKLQFYKLLQYRAEAILEAGSHVIILGDVNTSHRPIDHCDPDYIEDFEDHPGRKWLNGLLVDDSEGKEYEKNNEESENTSSKPLRSGKFVDTFRHFHPTRSKAFTCWNTMTGARQTNYGTRIDYIFADHPLVKMGFVAADIMPEVEGSDHCPVWGKLCCPLMSSAKLPPLCTRNLPEFAGRQQKLSRFLVKMDQQQPAREACRDPLPGSQETGETRENLNPLGSAGTTSTGMKRKLAVESCVPKSKKIMTLKAATPKPQGNLLAFFKPKSIPVAPTREDPVSQCERGEERNEVTPSQPHTFKGGHSAGQDVPSIPGTPCTEYPQGVCMGDKVHVPGSNIQDASVNSQNQEKDAALATVDPPCPRKGASLGGFWKTVLRGPPPPPPCKAHGEPCVLRTVKKAGPNMGKQFFVCNRPQGHASNPEARCNYFSWVDKGK encoded by the exons ATGAAGATTGTCAGTTGGAACATTAATGGCATAAGAACATTCAAGGGCGGAATTAAAAATGCGCTTGAGTCGCTGGATGCTGACATCGTATGTGTCCAAGAGACAAAAGTAACAA GAGACCTGCTGGATGAGAGGACTGCTATTGTTGAAG GAGTTGCTACTTACTGCAAAGACAGTGCCACCCCATTTGCTGCAGAAGAGGGCTTGACCGGTCTGCTGACCACCAACCACGAGGGGACCATTGGATGTTATGGTGACTCGAGTGAGTTCTCCAGTGAGGAGCTGCAGCTCCTGGACAACGAGGGAAGGGCTGTTCTCACACAGCACAGAGTCAT GTGTGAAGACACACCTGAAACAGTTACGGTTATCAATGTATACTGCCCACGAGCTGACCCAGAAAAGCCTGAACGTAAACATTTCAAACTGCAGTTCTACAAGCTGCTTCAATATCGGGCTGAAGCAATTTTAGAAGCTGGGAG CCATGTAATCATCTTGGGAGATGTGAATACATCCCACCGGCCCATAGATCACTGTGACCCAGATTACATA GAGGATTTTGAGGATCACCCCGGGAGGAAATGGCTAAACGGTTTACTGGTTGATGACAGTGAAGGAAAGGAGTATGAAAAAAACAATGAGGAGTCTGAGAATACCTCATCAAAACCCCTCCGCAGCGGCAAGTTTGTGGACACCTTCCGCCATTTTCACCCAACACGCTCCAAGGCCTTCACCTGTTGGAACACTATGACTGGAGCCAGGCAGACCAACTATGGCACACGTATCGACTACATCTTCGCAGACCATCCCTTGGTTAAAATGGGGTTTGTGGCAGCAGACATCATGCCAGAGGTGGAGGGGTCTGATCACTGCCCTGTCTGGGGGAAACTGTGCTGCCCCCTCATGTCCAGCGCCAAGCTGCCTCCCCTCTGTACCCGCAACCTACCAGAGTTCGCTGGCAGGCAGCAGAAACTCTCACGCTTCCTCGTCAAGATGGACCAACAACAACCTGCCAGAGAGGCTTGCAGGGACCCACTACCAGGATCTCAGGAGACTGGGGAGACCCGAGAGAACCTGAATCCACTGGGATCAGCAGGGACCACTTCCACTGGAATGAAACGGAAGTTGGCAGTGGAATCTTGTGTCCCAAAGAGCAAAAAGATTATGACACTGAAGGCGGCTACCCCAAAGCCCCAGGGCAACCTCCTAGCCTTTTTCAAGCCCAAATCCATACCTGTGGCCCCAACCAGGGAAGACCCTGTGAGTCAGtgtgagaggggagaagagagaaatgaAGTGACCCCATCACAACCACATACCTTCAAGGGAGGACATTCTGCAGGACAAGATGTTCCATCAATTCCAGGCACGCCGTGCACAGAATATCCCCAGGGTGTCTGTATGGGAGACAAAGTCCATGTACCGGGCAGCAACATACAGGATGCCAGTGTCAATAGTCAAAACCAGGAGAAGGATGCAGCCCTGGCTACTGTAGACCCCCCATGTCCCAGGAAGGGGGCTTCACTGGGCGGGTTCTGGAAGACGGTCCTGCGTGGGCCACCTCCACCGCCCCCCTGTAAGGCTCATGGGGAACCCTGTGTACTCCGCACAGTCAAGAAGGCAGGTCCAAACATGGGCAAGCAGTTCTTTGTGTGTAACCGCCCTCAGGGCCATGCATCCAATCCCGAGGCTCGCTGTAACTACTTTTCTTGGGTGGATAAAGGAAAATAG